A segment of the Filifactor alocis ATCC 35896 genome:
TCCCGAACCCGATGTTCCCAAAAAGCAAACAATCTCACCTTTATCAATATTCAAACTGATATCATCAAGTGCAACCACTTTCTCAGTTCCCATTGTAAACACTTTTCGAATATGATTGATTTGAATGAATGGCTTTTTTTCTGTTTCATCCGATTGAATATTTTTTTGATTCCGTTCCACCGCGAACATTCTCTCACTTCCTTCTGCACACAGTATCTATATTTTACCGGTTTGTTTATGATAAATTCGTTCTTTCAAAATTATTTTTGTACAAGATTATAGTCCTTCAGTATTATAGTTCTTCAATGTCATACAGAAAATTTATTTTCTTCATCATATCATATTTCTTGTGATTAAATAATTAAAAACTGATTACAATAAAAAATAGTCTGTAAATCTTTTGACATATCTTTCAAAGTATGGTATAGTTGCTTTCTATTGCTATTATACTAAATATTCGAATTCTACAAACTATTTTAAAAATTTATAGCATTTATTGATTATTTACTATTTACAATCTTCTGAATTTTTAGTATAATTAGAATCTAATATAATATTTACTGTGTTCTTAAACTGTTAGATATTCTTCCATTGTATTTAGCTTAAACACAGTATAGAAAGGAGACTAATATGGAAAACAACAATCGTGGAACATTTAGCCGACTTGGTTTCATACTGGCGGCAGCAGGATCGGCAATCGGTCTTGGAAATCTTTGGAAATTCCCTTATCTTGCGGGAAAAAACGGCGGAGGAGCATTCGTACTCATTTATTTAATTCTCGTTGTCTTAGTCGGCTTCGTCGTAATGCTCGGTGAAATGGCGATTGGTCGTAACACCAAGCTTAACCCTATTAACGCATATAAAAAATTAAATAAAAAATGGGAAATTTTAGGTGCTGTCGGAATTATTGTTCCTTTTACAATTGTTACCTACTATAGCGTTATCGGAGGATGGATTCTAAAATACTTGGTAAACTATCTTACAGGACAAGGTTCTGTTATGGCTGCAGATTCTTCCGCTTATTTCTCAAACTTTATTTCCAGCCCTATTCAACCCTTGGTTTGGCATGGACTATTCATGTTAATGAACATCCTTATTGTTGCAAAAGGAATTGAAGGCGGAGTTGAAAAAACCAGTAAGGTTATGATGCCGGGTCTTTTCATTATTCTTTTAGTTTTGGTACTGCGTTCCGTAACGCTTCCGGGTGCTTCAGAAGGTCTTAAATTTTATTTAACACCTGATTTTTCGGCAATTACAATTGATGTCTTTGTTGCTGCATTAGGTCAAGTATTTTATTCCTTGAGTTTAGGAATGGGAATTATGATTACGTACGGAAGTTATCTTTCCAAAGACAATGACTTGGAAAGAAGTGCATTGATTATCCCAACCTTAGATACACTTGCCGCTTTGTTGGCAGGGTTTGCTATTTTGCCGGCAGTATTTGCATTCGGATTTGAACCGACCGCAGGACCGGGGTTAATCTTCATCACATTACCGGCAGTATTTGACTCAATTCCGGTAGGATTTGTTTTTGGAGCATTGTTCTTCTTACTCGTACTGTTTGCAGCAATTACTTCTTCTATTTCTTTGTTGGAAAGCCCTGCTGCATATCTGATTGATAACTTTGGAGTAGAACGTAAAAAGGCCGTTATTTTCTGTGGTGTTGCTGCATTCTTAATAGGTGTTCCTTCTTCCTTATCTATGGGAGTATTCCAAACAACCTTCTTCAGAATGAACTTCTTTGACTTCATGAGCTATTTTGCAGAAAGCCTATTGATGCCTCTTGGAGGAATGTTCATGTGTATCTTCATCGGCTATGTTTGGAAACCTGAAAGCGCAATTCAAGAAATTTCAAACGAAGGTACTTTACCATTTAAATTAAGAGGTTATTGGGCGTTTATGATTAAATACATTGTTCCTGTTGCAATCTTTGTTATTTGGTTGAACTCTTCAGGATTGATTAAATTATTCAAATAACCCTTTACAAAGTCATAAAAATATCTTTCTATAAAATCGATAGATTATAAGCAAAACTTCATTCGTTTTTGCTTGTTTCTATCGATTTTTTATGATATACTACAGAACCGTAGATAGATGAATCTACAATTTCATACTACTATCCGTTTGACTTACCCCTGTCATAATATTAAGTTCCTGTTGATAGCTTAATGAGTCCAACAAATTATTTCCGTTATTTCAATTAGAATCATCTTGAAAAGAGCATTTCTTTCAAATTATATGTTTATGACAGTTCCAAAGCAAGTTTTAGTATCAGTAGGATATTTTTCTTAAAAAAGAAAAACTATCCTCTTTTTTCTTTTTTACAAGATAAAATAATGATTTTCAATAAACAATCATGTTCTTATATTTGCTTACTATGTTGAAAGGAGATTTTTATGGCACAAACAAAAGAAAATAAAATGGGAATCGCTCCTGTTTTGCCGCTTATTTTTAGTATGTCGTTACCGGCAATGTTCTCAATGTTGATACAATCACTCTATAACGTGGTGGACAGTATCTTTGTATCTAAATTAGGAGAAAAGGCCCTTACCTCGATTACACTTGCATTCCCTATCCAAATATTAATCATTTCTATTGCGGTA
Coding sequences within it:
- a CDS encoding sodium-dependent transporter — its product is MENNNRGTFSRLGFILAAAGSAIGLGNLWKFPYLAGKNGGGAFVLIYLILVVLVGFVVMLGEMAIGRNTKLNPINAYKKLNKKWEILGAVGIIVPFTIVTYYSVIGGWILKYLVNYLTGQGSVMAADSSAYFSNFISSPIQPLVWHGLFMLMNILIVAKGIEGGVEKTSKVMMPGLFIILLVLVLRSVTLPGASEGLKFYLTPDFSAITIDVFVAALGQVFYSLSLGMGIMITYGSYLSKDNDLERSALIIPTLDTLAALLAGFAILPAVFAFGFEPTAGPGLIFITLPAVFDSIPVGFVFGALFFLLVLFAAITSSISLLESPAAYLIDNFGVERKKAVIFCGVAAFLIGVPSSLSMGVFQTTFFRMNFFDFMSYFAESLLMPLGGMFMCIFIGYVWKPESAIQEISNEGTLPFKLRGYWAFMIKYIVPVAIFVIWLNSSGLIKLFK